The nucleotide window AAACAATATGACTTGGTGGCTCTTGTCGAAGCTGGACAATTCGTTCACCCAAATCGGTATCGATTATATCAATCCCTTTTTCGATTAAATATTCATTCAGGTGACATTCTTCGGTAAGCATTGATTTGGATTTAACCATCTGCTTTACACCGTGCTTTTCCATTATAGAATGCACTATTTCATTGTGTTCTTTTCCATCGGCTGCCCAATGTACAATGATGCCGTTTTTTAGGGCATTCGCTTCAAATTCTATTAGATAATCATGAATATTCGAAAGAACATTGTTCTTTATTTTGGACGCCGTTTCCCTCAACAATTCCCATTCCGGAATTTGGTGGGCGGCCTTATCCCGCTTCTCCCGAACAAACCAAAGTGTTTCATCATGCCAATCCACACGATTTCCGTCTTTATTAAAACGAGTGGCTGCTTCACTGTGTTCTATTATTTTTTTTGAAGACATCTTTTTTGTTATTTACAAATTATACCTAGAATCCGCATTAGAGTTTTATAGATTTTTTCACGCAGATTTTGCAGATTTTGCAGATTTTCGCAGATTTTCGCAGATTTTAAAATTCATAATGACAGTCTAAAAAAAATCTGTGATTATCCGTTTAATCTGTGACCCGAGCGATAGCGAATTGGCGAAGCACATCCGTGGCCTATTGCGTAATTTTAGTTAAAAAGAATGGCTACCTTTACTATTCTTTTTTACGTTGTTCTTTAATTATTTACAAAATTCAAAAGGTTTTCGTCAATATAATTTTTCTCACGAATTTCGGAAGCTTTAACATTTTTCAGAAAAACATTTTCTACCGGAAGTTCTTTTTGTCCCAAAACTCTCGAAATAAATTTCACATTGGTAGCACTTACATTTTCTAGATGTATATTTTTTATTGGAGTAAGTTTTCGTTCAATTGTTGGAACCAAATCTCTCCATTGGTACAAAACATCGGTTTCGATTCCAAGTATTCCCTGGTCAATTTTACCCGAAGTAACATTGGTCATGTAAATATTGTTTACAAATCCTCCTCTGCGCTCATTGGTTTTTATATATAACAAATGATTCAGTTTTGCCCCATCAACAACATTACAGTTATCAATAAAAACATTTTCTACCCCACCTGATAATTCACTCCCAATGGCGACCAATTGATGTCCGTTTTTGACGGTACAATTTCGGATAACAATATTTTTTGATGGTGTATTTAATAGCCATGCATTTTTTCCGCATCCCGATTTTATTGCAATCGCGTCGTCTCCTTGGTCAAAAACACAATTTTCGATTAACACGTTCTGGCTCATCTCCGGATCTACCCCGTCGTTGTTATGACCATGCGCATACACTTTCAGATTTCTAAGCACAACATCTTTGGATAAGAAAGGATGAATGGTCCAAAATGGGCTATTGGTAATCGAAATCCCATCCATCAAAATATTAGAACAACGGTTAAACTGAATAAATTGTGGGCGCATGTGAGCGGAATCATTAACCATCATCCGCTCTTTCATCGGTTTATTATAAGAGGCAAGATAGTACAGGCGTTTAAGACTTTCCATGTGGGCTTTGGGGCGTTTAAACCATTCTGTCCAAACATCCATTTTTGCTTTCAGCTCGCCTTCTCCCGTTATGGCTATGTTCTTGCACTGATACGCATAAACCAATGGCGAATAATTAAGACATTCATAGCCTTCCCAAGTACTGTTAACAGCAGGCAGATAATCATTTGGGTTTTCGGAAAAAAGTAAAACAGCGCCTTTCTCCAAATGTAAATTCACATTACTTTTAAAATGAATTTTCCCCGTTAGCCATTCTCCTTTAGGAATAACCACAATGCCTCCCCCTATTTTATTGGCTTTGTCAATTGCCTTATTTATGGCATTCGAAATCTTAACTTTATCTCCGGGAACTGCACCAAATTCAACTATTGAAAATTTCCTGCATTTGCTAAAATCAGGAATTTTGATAACAGGCATCTCAAAAGGTGCTTTAACTACTACTTCCGTAAAAGGTACTGAGGGTTGATTTTTATCAAATGACCAAAAAAAAATGGACAGGAATACTAGTAGAAACAGGCTTATCTTTTTCATCATTATTTTTTTTAGTTTAAAAAAAGGGTTTCAATTATACAGTTCCCGAATTTAAAATTTCGGCGATATGTATCGTTTTTATTGGACTTTTTTGCCTTTTCAAAATACCGTCCAAATGCATCAAACACGACATATCTACTCCGGTTATATAATCAACTCCTTTATTTTCGTGGTCTTTTATACGGTCTTGTCCCATTTTTACAGAAACTGCTTCTTCGGTTACACAAAAAGTTCCTCCAAAACCACAACATTCATCTTTTCTTGATAAAGAAACCAAATCAATAGATTTTATTTTGCTTAATAGTTGAGCCGGCTTAGAGAAAAAAGGTGCATTTAATTCCGTCATTTGCGAAAGCTTTAAACCGCGTTGTCCATGGCAACTTTGGTGAATTCCAACTCTATGCGGAAAATTCCCTTCAATGCTTTCGACTTTCAAAACATCGGTAATAAACTCTGTTAATTCGTAAACTCCTTTTCGCATTTTTGAAGCCAATTCTTCTCTGTTTTCGTCATGCAAATGCTCTTTTACATGCAACACACAACTTCCCGAAGGACAAACGATATAATCGTATTTAGAAAAATTATCTATAAAATTTTTATCGCAGCCTTTGGTTAAATGCTCATAGCCACTATTGGCCATAGGCTGTCCGCAACAAGTTTGATCAAGCGGAAACTCAACAGTACATCCCAATTTTTTCAATAATTCATAAGTAGCAATTCCTACTTTTGGGTAAAATTGGTTTACATAACAAGGTATAAATAGTCCTACTGACATAGTTCTTAATGTTTGAAAAATTTCAAATCAATTAAATCATTCTGAATAGGTTTTGTATTCCAACTATCATGAATTGCCAAAGCTGCA belongs to Flavobacterium gilvum and includes:
- a CDS encoding glycoside hydrolase family 28 protein, which codes for MMKKISLFLLVFLSIFFWSFDKNQPSVPFTEVVVKAPFEMPVIKIPDFSKCRKFSIVEFGAVPGDKVKISNAINKAIDKANKIGGGIVVIPKGEWLTGKIHFKSNVNLHLEKGAVLLFSENPNDYLPAVNSTWEGYECLNYSPLVYAYQCKNIAITGEGELKAKMDVWTEWFKRPKAHMESLKRLYYLASYNKPMKERMMVNDSAHMRPQFIQFNRCSNILMDGISITNSPFWTIHPFLSKDVVLRNLKVYAHGHNNDGVDPEMSQNVLIENCVFDQGDDAIAIKSGCGKNAWLLNTPSKNIVIRNCTVKNGHQLVAIGSELSGGVENVFIDNCNVVDGAKLNHLLYIKTNERRGGFVNNIYMTNVTSGKIDQGILGIETDVLYQWRDLVPTIERKLTPIKNIHLENVSATNVKFISRVLGQKELPVENVFLKNVKASEIREKNYIDENLLNFVNN
- a CDS encoding (Fe-S)-binding protein — encoded protein: MSVGLFIPCYVNQFYPKVGIATYELLKKLGCTVEFPLDQTCCGQPMANSGYEHLTKGCDKNFIDNFSKYDYIVCPSGSCVLHVKEHLHDENREELASKMRKGVYELTEFITDVLKVESIEGNFPHRVGIHQSCHGQRGLKLSQMTELNAPFFSKPAQLLSKIKSIDLVSLSRKDECCGFGGTFCVTEEAVSVKMGQDRIKDHENKGVDYITGVDMSCLMHLDGILKRQKSPIKTIHIAEILNSGTV